The following proteins come from a genomic window of Legionella cherrii:
- the der gene encoding ribosome biogenesis GTPase Der, whose amino-acid sequence MIPVIALVGRPNVGKSTLFNRLTKTQDALVADFPGLTRDRQYGQAQHNNKHYIVVDTGGIGVDDIAVDNLMSKQSEIALNEADIVLFLVDGRSGLTGIDEKIANNLRKLSKKIHLVVNKTEQMDDDVACADFHALGIVDIHSISSSHGSGIRELLDKVLAPFASQDDATEEDNAIKIAFAGRPNVGKSTLINRILGEERVVVYDMPGTTRDSIAIPFVRDEQKYVLIDTAGVRRKSRIDEKIEKFSVIKTLQAIEESNVCLQLLDAREGITDQDMNLIGFIIESGKALVIAVNKWDGLDEEHKEKVKSELSRRLHFANFAKIRFISALHGSGVGSLFKDINEAYASAVQSFSTPRLTRLLQDISTKHTPPCVSGRRIKLRYAHLGGHNPPVIVIHGNQLADLPDSYKRYLNNEFIKHLGLVGTPLKLEFKGGTNPFADKKVKLSQRQVNKKRRLMKHVKKRAKK is encoded by the coding sequence ATGATCCCTGTGATTGCACTTGTTGGGCGTCCTAATGTTGGTAAGTCTACCTTATTCAATAGGTTAACGAAGACTCAAGATGCCCTAGTTGCTGATTTTCCTGGCTTAACTCGCGATAGGCAGTATGGCCAAGCTCAGCATAATAATAAACACTATATCGTTGTTGATACTGGTGGTATCGGTGTTGACGATATTGCTGTTGATAATTTAATGTCGAAGCAATCAGAGATAGCGCTGAATGAGGCGGATATCGTTCTTTTTTTAGTTGATGGACGCTCAGGCCTGACTGGTATTGATGAAAAAATTGCCAATAATTTGCGTAAATTAAGTAAAAAGATACATCTTGTTGTGAATAAAACGGAACAGATGGATGATGATGTGGCTTGTGCTGATTTCCATGCCTTGGGTATTGTAGATATTCATTCTATTTCATCATCTCATGGTAGTGGAATTAGAGAGCTCCTTGATAAGGTATTAGCACCATTTGCGTCTCAAGATGATGCAACTGAAGAAGATAATGCAATTAAAATTGCCTTTGCTGGTCGCCCTAATGTTGGAAAATCAACTTTAATTAACCGCATTTTGGGCGAAGAGCGGGTTGTTGTTTATGATATGCCTGGTACAACCCGAGACAGTATCGCAATTCCTTTTGTTCGTGATGAGCAGAAATACGTGTTGATTGATACAGCGGGTGTGCGTAGAAAATCTCGAATTGATGAAAAAATTGAAAAATTCTCTGTAATTAAAACATTGCAAGCCATTGAAGAATCTAATGTGTGTTTACAGCTTCTTGATGCAAGGGAAGGAATTACTGATCAAGACATGAATTTGATTGGTTTTATTATTGAATCCGGTAAGGCTTTAGTTATTGCAGTAAATAAGTGGGACGGTCTGGATGAGGAGCATAAGGAAAAGGTAAAAAGTGAATTATCCAGAAGACTGCATTTTGCAAATTTTGCAAAAATTCGATTTATATCTGCATTACATGGCAGCGGAGTGGGGAGCTTATTTAAAGACATAAATGAAGCTTATGCTTCAGCCGTCCAATCTTTTTCCACCCCAAGATTAACACGCTTACTTCAGGATATCAGCACGAAACATACTCCTCCTTGTGTGAGTGGGCGCAGAATAAAATTGAGGTATGCTCATCTTGGTGGTCACAATCCTCCTGTCATTGTAATTCATGGAAATCAATTGGCTGATTTACCTGATAGCTATAAGCGTTATTTAAATAATGAATTTATTAAACATTTGGGATTGGTAGGGACTCCTTTGAAACTTGAATTTAAAGGTGGAACAAACCCTTTTGCGGATAAAAAAGTTAAATTATCACAACGCCAAGTGAATAAAAAAAGAAGATTAATGAAGCATGTCAAAAAGAGAGCAAAAAAGTAA
- a CDS encoding restriction endonuclease, whose translation MNRIITPTNSINIIKSSGEKVLFNPHRIYRSLKRVGADQSLINNIVSEVSQSVVDGMTTHEIYRIAFRLLRNQSKALAGKYHLKRAIMQLGFSGYPFEKYVAELMRHQGYTVLNNQIINGHCVNHEVDVVGERQNEHVFVECKYHNRLGLACDVKITLYIKARFLDIEQAYKKKPGETLQGWLVTNTRFTNDAIQYGQCAGLHLISWDFPEKGSLKELIEFSGLYPITCITNFTKAEIEMLLGENILLCKTIAENPAILNKLNIGGTRMKQIITQCKALYKSKKYVD comes from the coding sequence ATGAATAGAATCATCACACCTACAAATTCTATTAATATCATTAAATCTTCCGGTGAAAAAGTTCTCTTCAATCCCCATCGCATCTACCGCTCCTTAAAACGGGTTGGAGCGGACCAATCACTTATAAATAATATTGTTAGTGAAGTGTCACAATCTGTAGTTGATGGAATGACCACACATGAAATATATCGGATTGCATTTCGGCTTCTACGCAATCAGTCAAAAGCCTTGGCGGGTAAGTATCATCTAAAACGCGCGATTATGCAGCTTGGATTTTCCGGATATCCTTTTGAAAAATACGTTGCGGAGCTCATGCGACATCAAGGCTATACGGTACTCAATAATCAAATTATCAACGGACATTGTGTCAACCATGAAGTTGATGTAGTTGGTGAACGTCAAAACGAACATGTTTTTGTCGAGTGCAAATACCATAATCGTCTAGGTCTTGCATGTGATGTAAAAATTACTTTGTATATCAAAGCACGTTTTCTTGATATCGAACAAGCTTATAAAAAAAAACCTGGAGAAACGCTACAAGGATGGCTTGTTACTAATACTCGCTTTACCAACGACGCAATACAATATGGTCAGTGCGCTGGTTTACATTTAATTAGCTGGGATTTTCCGGAAAAAGGCAGTTTAAAAGAGTTAATTGAGTTTTCAGGCTTATATCCTATCACCTGCATTACCAACTTTACAAAAGCAGAAATCGAAATGCTACTTGGAGAAAATATACTTTTATGCAAAACAATTGCTGAAAATCCTGCGATTCTTAATAAATTAAATATTGGTGGTACACGAATGAAACAGATTATTACACAATGCAAAGCGCTCTATAAATCGAAAAAATACGTGGATTAG
- a CDS encoding ribose-phosphate diphosphokinase, whose amino-acid sequence MKNPILFTLFGHDKLSHTIQKKCHYEFGQMSFHQFPDEETVVKVDSDVAQRIVIFVVNLAHPNSKILPLLFAAQTVKSLGASKIILIAPYLTYMRQDKVFESGQGITSAYFAQLISSYFDGLITIDPHLHRWKDLNEIYEIPTTVLHATNAIASWIHQHVPNPILIGPDSESAQWVETIALKSSAPFTILEKNRKSDTEVEISIPGINQYIKSTPILIDDIISTGMTMIETLKHMHSLMMQPAICIGVHAIFAGAAYQKLLASHITKIISCNTIPHPSNHIDISQDIIDSLLKWSL is encoded by the coding sequence ATGAAAAACCCCATACTTTTTACATTATTTGGACATGATAAATTGTCGCACACAATCCAAAAAAAATGCCATTATGAGTTTGGGCAAATGAGCTTTCATCAATTTCCGGATGAAGAAACTGTGGTAAAAGTTGACTCTGATGTGGCCCAGCGAATAGTCATATTTGTAGTCAATCTGGCGCATCCCAACTCGAAAATTCTTCCACTTTTATTTGCTGCACAAACAGTAAAATCTTTGGGTGCATCCAAAATAATCTTAATAGCTCCCTATCTCACTTATATGCGTCAAGATAAAGTATTTGAATCGGGTCAAGGCATTACTTCTGCCTATTTTGCACAATTGATTTCTTCTTATTTTGACGGCTTAATCACGATTGATCCCCACTTGCATCGTTGGAAGGATTTAAATGAAATTTATGAAATACCAACTACCGTGTTGCATGCGACCAATGCGATTGCCTCCTGGATCCATCAACATGTACCCAATCCAATTCTTATTGGTCCTGATTCAGAGAGCGCGCAATGGGTTGAAACCATTGCATTAAAATCTAGTGCTCCTTTCACCATATTAGAGAAAAACAGGAAAAGCGATACCGAGGTTGAAATTTCTATTCCTGGGATTAATCAATATATTAAATCAACCCCTATACTCATTGATGACATTATATCTACTGGAATGACAATGATAGAAACATTGAAGCATATGCATTCCTTAATGATGCAACCCGCTATTTGTATCGGTGTTCATGCTATTTTTGCTGGCGCTGCGTATCAAAAACTTTTAGCTTCTCATATAACCAAAATTATTAGTTGTAACACTATCCCTCATCCCTCAAATCATATTGATATAAGTCAAGATATCATTGATTCGCTACTCAAGTGGAGTCTATAA
- a CDS encoding thymidine phosphorylase family protein — MSKKHTTLTLKYLGINTHKEPVIYMRQDCHICKSEGFTAQTRVRVILNKRSIVATLNTVETDLLRHNEASLSNYAWELLSAKEGDEIAVIHPQPLDSLSYIRSKIYGNELTAEQTNHIIKDIVSGQLSDINIAMYIAASGGDRLSQKEIIDLTRAMIDSGQQLSWELPFIVDKHSVGGLPGNRTTPIVVSIVAAFGLVIPKTSSRAITSPAGTADTMEVFTRVNLTLNEMKKVVEQENGCLVWGGSMSLSPADDLLIRIERTANIDSEGQMVASILSKKIAAGSNHLVIDMPIGTTAKVRSIERAESLKQLLKCVAEEFGLKIKVIFSDGSQPVGRGIGPVLEALDVLSVLNCDQNAPQDLRDHALVLAGHIIEFSPQVLPGQGLNIATHLLNSGKALAKFEAICRAQGGLREIKKAPVVHTIESTRSGIVINIDNRHISQMAKLAGAPKSKAAGVELLTELHSVVKKSQPLFRIYAETRSELNYALDFLKQGHEIFQIEAST, encoded by the coding sequence ATGAGTAAAAAGCACACAACTTTGACGCTTAAATACTTAGGAATTAATACCCATAAAGAGCCTGTTATTTATATGCGTCAAGATTGTCATATTTGTAAATCGGAAGGATTCACTGCCCAAACGCGTGTTCGGGTTATACTCAATAAGCGCTCTATTGTTGCTACATTGAACACAGTAGAAACTGATTTATTAAGGCACAATGAAGCCAGTCTTTCAAATTATGCATGGGAACTACTCTCCGCAAAAGAAGGCGATGAGATCGCAGTAATTCATCCTCAACCACTTGATTCTCTTAGTTACATTCGCTCCAAAATTTATGGTAATGAATTAACTGCTGAACAAACAAACCACATCATCAAAGACATTGTATCCGGTCAACTTTCTGACATTAATATAGCAATGTATATCGCAGCGAGCGGTGGTGACAGACTTTCACAGAAAGAAATTATTGATCTTACTCGTGCAATGATCGATTCTGGGCAACAATTATCGTGGGAGCTTCCGTTCATTGTGGATAAACATTCTGTGGGTGGCTTACCAGGAAATCGCACTACACCTATTGTTGTTTCAATTGTTGCTGCATTTGGCTTAGTAATTCCAAAAACCTCCTCAAGGGCCATCACATCCCCAGCAGGAACAGCAGATACAATGGAAGTATTTACCAGGGTTAATTTAACGCTCAATGAAATGAAAAAAGTTGTGGAGCAAGAAAACGGCTGCTTGGTTTGGGGAGGATCGATGTCATTAAGTCCTGCTGATGATTTACTAATCCGCATTGAACGAACCGCAAATATTGATAGCGAGGGTCAAATGGTTGCATCTATTCTGTCAAAAAAAATTGCTGCGGGCTCAAATCATCTAGTTATTGATATGCCTATAGGAACCACAGCTAAGGTTCGTTCGATTGAAAGGGCTGAATCTTTAAAACAATTACTAAAATGTGTTGCCGAAGAATTTGGCCTCAAAATAAAAGTAATATTCAGCGATGGATCACAACCGGTAGGTCGTGGGATTGGACCTGTTTTAGAGGCACTGGATGTATTATCCGTTTTAAATTGCGATCAAAATGCGCCACAAGATTTACGTGATCATGCTTTAGTATTAGCGGGACATATCATAGAGTTTTCCCCTCAGGTTTTGCCAGGTCAAGGACTAAATATAGCAACTCATTTACTTAATAGTGGCAAGGCCTTAGCTAAATTTGAAGCAATTTGCCGGGCTCAAGGAGGTCTACGAGAGATAAAAAAAGCACCGGTTGTTCATACAATTGAATCCACACGCTCAGGGATCGTGATTAACATTGATAATCGTCATATCTCTCAAATGGCAAAATTAGCTGGAGCACCAAAATCAAAAGCAGCAGGTGTTGAGCTATTAACAGAACTGCATTCGGTAGTCAAAAAATCTCAGCCCCTTTTTAGAATCTACGCAGAAACTCGTAGTGAACTCAATTATGCTCTTGATTTCCTGAAGCAAGGGCATGAAATATTTCAAATTGAGGCCAGCACATGA
- a CDS encoding MBL fold metallo-hydrolase RNA specificity domain-containing protein, which yields MQITFLGANGTVTGSKYLLSFDQKNILVDCGLFQGPKELRLRNWSPLPFSPEILDAVILTHAHIDHTGYLPLLVKQGFNNPIYCTYGTKDLCELLLRDSAHLQEEDAKHANDHHYSKHHPALPLYTLEDAENALNLFQPHAYNKVIQLNTHLSVRLIPAGHIIGSSFVRIQYQDTSLLFSGDLGRMHDPVMKTPTEVQQVDYLVIESTYGDRLHEIEPPKQTLKTIINKTIRRGGSVIIPAFAVGRTQVLLHHLSELRKENAIPDVPIYLDSPMAINATQILYNHIEDLRLTQSQCQELCDVATYVRAMDESIELDLDKTPKIILSASGMASGGRIVFHIRAYASDPRNTLLFTGFQAEETLGAEILAGKKFIEAHGKIIPINAQVEAIRSTSAHADYGEILGWLKQFQQPPKKTFVTHGEPEAALSLKHKIETQLGWECTIPEYGQKEQL from the coding sequence ATGCAAATCACATTTCTTGGCGCCAATGGAACTGTTACAGGTTCCAAGTACCTTCTTTCGTTTGATCAAAAAAATATTTTGGTGGATTGCGGGCTTTTTCAAGGTCCAAAGGAGTTACGTCTAAGAAATTGGAGCCCACTGCCATTTAGTCCGGAAATATTGGATGCTGTTATTCTCACACATGCCCATATTGATCATACCGGCTATCTCCCTTTATTGGTGAAGCAGGGTTTCAATAATCCCATTTATTGCACGTATGGGACTAAAGATTTATGTGAACTCTTATTACGTGATAGTGCGCATCTCCAAGAAGAAGATGCCAAACACGCTAATGATCACCATTATTCAAAACATCACCCTGCTCTTCCTCTTTATACGCTTGAAGATGCTGAAAATGCATTAAATCTGTTTCAGCCGCATGCCTACAATAAAGTAATACAACTGAATACTCACCTAAGTGTTCGATTGATTCCTGCCGGGCACATCATTGGTTCATCTTTTGTACGAATACAATATCAGGATACCTCGCTACTTTTTAGCGGAGATTTAGGAAGAATGCATGATCCGGTAATGAAGACACCTACAGAAGTTCAACAGGTTGATTACCTTGTCATCGAATCAACTTACGGCGATCGTCTTCATGAAATAGAACCACCCAAGCAGACATTAAAAACAATTATTAATAAAACCATTCGACGAGGCGGCTCAGTTATTATTCCAGCATTTGCTGTGGGCCGTACGCAAGTGCTATTGCATCATCTTTCTGAGTTAAGAAAAGAAAATGCGATTCCAGATGTTCCTATTTATTTAGATAGCCCTATGGCGATTAATGCAACGCAAATTTTATATAACCATATAGAAGATCTTCGGTTAACCCAAAGCCAATGTCAGGAGCTCTGTGATGTTGCAACCTACGTGAGGGCCATGGATGAGTCGATTGAATTGGATTTAGATAAAACACCCAAGATTATTCTCTCTGCAAGTGGCATGGCATCTGGTGGTCGTATTGTATTTCATATTAGAGCCTACGCCTCGGATCCACGTAATACTTTATTGTTTACTGGGTTCCAAGCAGAGGAAACCCTAGGTGCAGAAATTCTTGCAGGTAAAAAGTTTATTGAAGCCCATGGCAAAATAATCCCTATAAATGCTCAAGTAGAAGCTATTCGAAGTACCTCCGCCCATGCCGATTATGGTGAAATACTTGGTTGGCTTAAACAATTCCAACAGCCACCTAAAAAAACTTTTGTAACTCATGGAGAACCAGAAGCTGCACTCTCTTTAAAGCACAAAATTGAAACACAACTCGGTTGGGAATGCACTATTCCTGAGTATGGACAAAAAGAGCAATTATGA
- a CDS encoding universal stress protein — translation MYKNILFATDLLKEHNHLTEKAISIAKQFNATLYLLHVIELPASFQLAQGLGFTELANPAKDDAQTVLALLGENYNIPQAQQFVEVGSVKEHIFNKVKELNCQLIVIGSHSSVGLHSFLGSTAHATVNHAPCDVLTLRL, via the coding sequence ATGTATAAGAATATTTTATTTGCTACGGATTTGCTCAAGGAGCATAATCATCTCACAGAAAAAGCAATCTCTATTGCCAAACAATTTAATGCTACATTATATCTGTTGCATGTTATAGAGCTTCCTGCGAGTTTCCAACTAGCCCAAGGTTTAGGTTTTACAGAATTAGCAAATCCTGCCAAAGATGATGCGCAAACCGTTTTAGCCTTACTGGGTGAAAATTATAATATCCCGCAAGCACAACAATTTGTTGAGGTAGGCTCAGTCAAAGAACATATCTTTAATAAAGTTAAAGAATTAAATTGCCAGCTTATTGTTATCGGAAGCCACTCTTCGGTTGGTTTGCATTCATTTTTGGGTAGTACAGCGCATGCTACGGTTAATCATGCCCCATGTGATGTTTTAACATTACGTCTTTAA
- the folK gene encoding 2-amino-4-hydroxy-6-hydroxymethyldihydropteridine diphosphokinase: MNVCYLGLGSNQHDPERQLRKAIKSIKALRCTVVTKVSSFYWSKAWGLQGQQDFCNAVVELSTVLSPLQLLNACQKIEKKQGRIRKKRWGPRIIDIDLLLYENRVVQSKKLIVPHPHIHSRDFVLTPLKEINPDFRCIAIV; the protein is encoded by the coding sequence ATGAATGTTTGTTACTTAGGGTTGGGATCAAATCAGCACGACCCTGAACGTCAACTTCGAAAAGCAATTAAATCAATAAAAGCATTGCGCTGTACTGTCGTTACTAAAGTATCATCCTTTTATTGGTCTAAAGCCTGGGGATTACAAGGACAACAAGATTTTTGTAATGCAGTAGTTGAGCTTTCTACGGTTTTATCTCCCTTGCAACTACTCAATGCATGCCAAAAAATTGAAAAGAAACAAGGAAGAATCCGGAAAAAACGCTGGGGTCCCAGAATTATTGATATTGATCTTCTTTTATATGAAAATCGTGTTGTTCAATCTAAGAAACTCATTGTTCCTCATCCACACATCCACTCTCGAGATTTTGTTTTGACGCCTCTAAAGGAAATAAATCCTGATTTCAGATGTATTGCAATCGTGTAG
- the pcnB gene encoding polynucleotide adenylyltransferase PcnB, whose translation MTPVASAYIIPRNKHSISKADISSNALKVLNRLIGAGFQAYIVGGSVRDLLLHKAPKDFDVATDATPNQVKNLFRNGRIIGRRFKLVHILFHREIIEVATFRGHLAADESQQTNERGMLVRDNAYGSLDEDAWRRDFTINSLYYNINDSTIIDFTGGVKDVEEKLIRMIGDPTKRYQEDPVRMLRAIRFSAKLNFKLAPETEAPFPEISHLITHVSNSRLFDEMTKLYQCGNAEVVQKLLMEYGLFQYLFPQTNALLSSSYPVNALLAIALENTDTRIKEDKPVTPAFLFAVLLWFPMIECSKDLQKTGVDPLPSIEKAMSLVLAEQNKIISIPRRYTQIIREIWLLQYRFAKRLGGRAFNLLQHPRFRAAYDFMALRALAGDESMELAQWWTAFQDADEAEQGNMVAQLTPDTQKRKRRRKPKPKKTSDS comes from the coding sequence GTGACTCCTGTTGCTTCAGCTTACATAATCCCGAGGAATAAACATTCCATATCTAAAGCGGACATTAGTAGCAATGCGCTCAAAGTACTGAACCGCCTAATTGGTGCTGGTTTTCAAGCCTACATCGTGGGCGGAAGTGTCCGAGATTTATTGCTGCATAAAGCCCCCAAAGATTTCGATGTTGCAACCGATGCAACACCAAATCAAGTCAAGAATTTATTCAGAAATGGACGAATTATTGGTCGGCGATTCAAGCTCGTTCATATACTTTTTCATCGAGAAATTATTGAAGTTGCTACGTTCCGAGGACACTTGGCTGCTGATGAGAGCCAACAAACAAACGAACGCGGAATGCTGGTTCGTGATAATGCCTATGGCTCACTCGATGAAGATGCTTGGAGACGCGATTTCACAATTAACTCGCTCTACTACAATATCAATGACTCCACTATTATTGATTTTACTGGTGGTGTTAAGGACGTTGAAGAAAAGCTCATTCGTATGATTGGCGATCCAACAAAACGTTACCAGGAAGACCCTGTGCGAATGTTACGGGCGATTCGATTTAGTGCAAAATTAAATTTCAAACTTGCACCCGAAACAGAGGCCCCTTTCCCTGAAATTAGCCATCTCATAACCCATGTCTCCAATTCGCGTTTATTTGATGAAATGACCAAATTATACCAATGCGGCAATGCTGAGGTGGTTCAAAAACTGCTTATGGAATATGGTTTGTTTCAATATTTATTTCCACAAACCAATGCCCTATTAAGCAGTTCATATCCTGTAAATGCTTTATTAGCCATTGCTCTGGAAAATACCGATACGCGCATCAAAGAAGATAAACCAGTAACTCCGGCATTTTTATTTGCAGTCCTTTTATGGTTCCCTATGATTGAATGTTCAAAGGACTTACAAAAAACTGGTGTTGATCCACTCCCATCTATAGAAAAAGCAATGTCACTGGTTCTTGCTGAGCAAAACAAAATTATTTCCATTCCCAGACGCTATACACAAATTATTCGTGAAATTTGGTTACTACAGTATCGTTTTGCCAAAAGACTCGGAGGAAGAGCCTTTAACCTCTTACAACATCCACGCTTTAGGGCAGCATATGATTTTATGGCATTACGCGCTCTTGCAGGGGATGAGTCCATGGAGCTCGCACAATGGTGGACGGCGTTCCAGGATGCAGACGAGGCCGAACAAGGCAATATGGTTGCGCAATTAACACCTGACACGCAGAAGCGTAAACGCCGCCGTAAGCCAAAACCCAAAAAAACAAGCGATTCATAA
- a CDS encoding TerC family protein: MDFIDVIASLIVLIILEIVLGIDNLVILSILSERLPPEQRKKARRWGLTLSWVMRLLLLAIAVDLIKLTKPLLTINQLSFSARDLFLMLGGAFLIWKATDEIHQDVTEDGVLVSENKKHPFKASFRMVILQIVIMDIIFSLDSVLTAVGLTSRFWVMALAITCAIFIMIFASEMVSAFIKQHPTIKMLALSYLILIGMVLVADGFSFHIPRGYIYFAMGFSLSVESLNLLKRSRKKSKRKSGN; this comes from the coding sequence ATGGATTTTATTGATGTTATTGCGAGTTTAATCGTTTTAATCATATTAGAAATTGTTTTAGGAATAGATAACTTGGTTATTTTGTCCATTTTATCTGAAAGACTACCTCCAGAACAGAGAAAAAAAGCGAGACGTTGGGGGCTAACCCTCTCCTGGGTAATGCGGTTGCTCTTACTTGCGATTGCGGTGGATTTGATCAAATTAACTAAGCCCTTGCTGACAATCAATCAGCTTTCTTTCTCTGCACGTGATTTGTTTCTCATGTTAGGTGGTGCTTTTTTAATTTGGAAAGCTACCGATGAAATTCACCAGGATGTCACGGAAGATGGCGTATTAGTAAGTGAAAATAAAAAACATCCATTTAAAGCATCTTTCAGGATGGTTATTTTGCAGATTGTAATAATGGATATTATCTTTTCTCTCGATAGTGTCTTAACCGCCGTCGGCTTGACCTCTCGATTTTGGGTCATGGCTCTGGCAATTACTTGTGCCATTTTCATTATGATTTTTGCAAGCGAAATGGTTAGTGCATTTATTAAACAACACCCGACGATTAAAATGCTTGCTTTAAGTTATTTAATTCTAATTGGCATGGTATTAGTTGCTGATGGATTTTCTTTTCATATACCTCGAGGATATATCTATTTCGCTATGGGTTTTTCCCTATCAGTTGAGTCCCTTAATTTATTGAAGCGGTCACGAAAAAAAAGTAAACGGAAATCTGGAAATTAA
- the hemJ gene encoding protoporphyrinogen oxidase HemJ — protein MLYIKAFHIIAMVAWFAGLFYLPRLFVYHADTHDQTSIIRFKIMEKRLYYGITWPAALLTTVLGLLLLSYNPAYYLKAGWLHAKLSLVVLLWVYHLLCGHYLKTFAQNKNQKSARFFRIYNEIPTLFLIAIVLLVVVKP, from the coding sequence ATGTTATATATTAAAGCGTTTCATATTATTGCGATGGTTGCATGGTTTGCTGGATTATTTTACTTGCCGAGATTATTTGTTTATCACGCGGATACTCATGACCAGACAAGTATTATCCGTTTTAAAATAATGGAAAAAAGATTGTACTATGGAATCACCTGGCCTGCAGCGCTACTGACCACTGTATTGGGATTATTGCTGCTCAGTTACAACCCTGCTTATTACCTTAAGGCAGGTTGGCTGCATGCTAAATTGAGCCTTGTTGTTCTTTTATGGGTTTACCACCTGCTGTGCGGGCATTATTTAAAAACATTTGCTCAAAATAAAAATCAAAAAAGCGCTCGTTTTTTTCGCATTTATAACGAAATACCAACGTTATTCTTAATAGCAATCGTGTTATTGGTTGTAGTTAAGCCGTAA
- the hemL gene encoding glutamate-1-semialdehyde 2,1-aminomutase, producing MTRSTDLFHQAQALIPGGVNSPVRAFKGVGGDPIFFKQGKGAYLVDVDNNEYIDYVGSWGPLILGHCHPAVIEAVNKVLHSGMSFGAPTELEVQLAEKIISLIPSIEKVRMVNSGTEATMTAIRLARGVTQKNKFIKFNGCYHGHSDSLLVKAGSGLLTLGIPSTPGIPQSVTEHTLTANFNDLDQTAQLFEKFPDDIAAVILEPVAGNMGFVLPDLKFLQGLRQLCDQYNALLIFDEVMTGFRVGLTGAQGVFGITPDITTLGKVIGGGMPVGALGGRAEIMSFLAPEGPVYQAGTLSGNPLAMAAGLATLSEIEKAGFFDSLSQSTKALTQALASVAETLNIPFFTASLGGMFGFCFTEKTRIADYADIAASDEILFKKFYHGMLGKGVYFAPSMYEAGFVSSAHGEHEIIKTQMAAEEVLSQLKK from the coding sequence ATGACGCGTTCAACAGATTTATTTCATCAAGCCCAAGCACTGATTCCTGGTGGGGTTAATTCACCTGTACGAGCTTTTAAAGGGGTTGGTGGTGATCCTATCTTTTTTAAACAAGGTAAGGGGGCATACCTTGTCGATGTAGATAATAATGAATACATTGATTACGTTGGATCTTGGGGACCATTAATCCTTGGTCATTGTCACCCGGCTGTGATTGAAGCCGTAAATAAGGTGCTTCATAGCGGTATGAGTTTTGGAGCACCTACAGAACTTGAAGTACAATTAGCTGAAAAAATTATCTCTTTAATTCCTTCAATTGAAAAAGTACGGATGGTGAATTCTGGTACTGAAGCCACGATGACTGCTATTCGGTTGGCCCGTGGTGTCACCCAGAAAAATAAATTCATAAAATTTAATGGTTGTTATCATGGACACAGCGATAGTTTACTGGTCAAAGCGGGTTCTGGTCTGCTTACCTTAGGCATTCCCTCAACCCCTGGAATTCCACAAAGTGTCACAGAACATACTTTAACCGCCAATTTTAATGATCTCGATCAAACCGCACAATTATTTGAAAAATTTCCTGACGACATCGCCGCAGTCATTTTAGAACCTGTTGCGGGAAATATGGGTTTCGTTTTGCCTGATTTAAAATTTTTGCAGGGATTGCGCCAATTATGTGATCAATATAACGCCTTATTGATTTTCGATGAAGTCATGACTGGTTTTAGAGTGGGGTTAACTGGAGCTCAAGGCGTATTCGGAATCACTCCTGATATTACTACCTTAGGTAAAGTTATTGGTGGGGGCATGCCCGTCGGTGCTTTAGGTGGAAGAGCAGAAATAATGTCCTTTCTAGCGCCTGAGGGCCCAGTTTATCAAGCAGGGACACTTTCTGGAAATCCATTAGCTATGGCCGCTGGTCTTGCAACTTTATCTGAAATCGAAAAAGCTGGTTTTTTTGATTCGTTAAGTCAGTCTACAAAAGCTTTAACCCAAGCTTTAGCCTCGGTTGCTGAAACATTAAATATTCCATTTTTTACTGCTTCATTAGGTGGAATGTTTGGTTTTTGTTTTACAGAAAAGACTCGCATTGCAGATTATGCTGACATCGCCGCATCTGATGAAATTTTATTCAAAAAGTTTTATCATGGAATGTTAGGAAAAGGCGTTTATTTTGCTCCCTCTATGTATGAAGCTGGATTTGTTTCCAGCGCCCATGGAGAACATGAAATTATTAAAACGCAAATGGCTGCAGAAGAAGTTTTGAGCCAATTGAAAAAATAA